ACAGCCAATAGTAACCTCATTCATACAAAAAGCAAGACCGTACGTCTTTAGAATCTCATGTTACCTAGACAGCATTATAGATATATTCTTCTCTCTAGAATTCGATACACCTAGCTCTGACAAGGAAGCTGTTAATAAGGCAATCCTCTCAATCAAGATGAATATTCTACACTCGTTACTGGCAACATTCTCCTGCTCATGTCAAGGATTGTTTGTGCAGAGTGGAACTCTGGTCCGTTCTCTGACTGAGGACTGCCTTGTCCTAGTAGATTTTTCGGAAAACGAGGGGCAAATAGAGAGATTCCTGAAAGGGAATTATTCCACCAGGTACCTTCTTTCGCGGGTTAAAGCTCATTTACCCCAAAATATCAGGGACTGGTACTCGTATTTTTCAGGGAATTTTACACATTTTGGACCGTTACACCCTGCTCCATATCTGCCTACAGGGTGCTATGCAGATAATGCTGTTCTGGTGCTAGTACTACAAAATATGGTTCGTGCAGTTGTAACCTTTCACACAGTTCTGGAGCGGATATATTTCAACCAGATACAAAGTCCTGTTCTCTGGAAACGAGAGACCACGAAGTCTGACCTTACATTCTGTGAGGACAGTTCAGTCTTTACATGGGCGGATGAACTGGGGAAGGAAATCGTCTACAATTTCCCCCCTGATGAACGAAAAGAAGGGTTCTTTTATGACCCACAGGATTATCGGACTAAATAGACCCATTCAAAGCGTCTCCTCCCCTTTCGCTCCTATCCTCTTCCCCTTGATAATGGAAAGAGACTACAGGGGATAGGGTTCGTACAGAACCAAAAAGAAACGGGAGAACTGAGAAGATGAATCCAACCTATGAAGACCTGATTGCCTTTCACGGCCACAGCTGTCCCGGGCTGGCAATCGGGTACCGGATGTCAAAGGCCGGGCTGGCCTTGCTGTCGGACTCCAGAGCGGCGGATGAGGAAATCGTGGCAATCGTGGAGAATGACGCCTGCGGAGTGGACGCCCTGCAGTGTCTCTCCGGCTGCACATTCGGCAAGGGTAACCTCATTTTCAGGGACTACGGGAAGCAGGTCTACACACTGTATAGTCGCAACTCCGGGAGAGGCGTGCGTGTTGTCTTCAACCCCCGCGGTGTTCCTGAGAATGCTCGCAAAGACAGAGACCAGTTCATCGACTGGCTGCTATCCGCGCCGGAAGACGACCTCGTGTCACTTAAGGAAGTGCGCATAGATGAGCCTGAGCCTGCCAGAATCGTGAAGTCCGTGCAATGTGCGTTCTGCGGTGAGAGTGTCATGGAAACCCGGACGAGAGACATAAGCGGCAAAACGGCATGCATCCCGTGTGCTGAGAAGGCGGCAAGCCAGGCCGGATGAAACCAAGGGGGAACACCCGCAACATAATAATGGGCCTGCAATAGTCCCCCAGCGCATAAGCATACGATACTAGTAGCCGGTGGAGCCTCTGGGTATCCGACCCGTGGTTATGGACTGAGAACGCAGCCGCTGCCCGAGTATCCGCTCGACAACCTTGCCGGTGTCGAGGATCTTGTCCACATCCAGCCCGTGCTCGATTCCCATTCCGTCCAGCATGACCACAAGGTCTTCAGTAGGGACAAGACCTGTTTGCATCGGGTCGGCGTAGTAATACGAGCCCGTACCGGGGACCGGAGTATCATCCACGAAGTTGGCCGGTTGACCACCGGTACCGCCAAAGCTGCTTTCGAACCGGACTATGCCTGCCTGCATGGCTGCCAGGACATTGGCCAGACCCCAGCCGCGCGTCATGTGATGATGGAAAACATGCTTCGAGGGGTCAGGCATTCTCTCCAGTACCTCGGTAAAATACCGGTAGACGCTGTCCGGTGTTGCCTGTCCGTCATGGTCGGCGTGCTCTATGTCATCAGCACCTGCCTCCAGAAACCTTTCGGCAAACTCCCATCCCAGATTCATCGGCATGGGCCCCTTGATTGGGCAGCCCCAGATAGTGCTCACACAACCGTTTATCTTCATCCCGTTGTCATGGATCAGTTCTACCCAATCCTTAACCCTCTTCCAGTGTTCGTCATGGGTCAGACCGGTGTTTCTCAGGTTGTGAGCTTCGCTGGTGGACATCATATTGAGAATCCGGTCAGGGCCGTACCCTTCCTGCCTGGCCTTCACCGCTTCCTTGATACCTCTGTCGGTAATTGTTACCGCCGTGATTTCAACGCCCTTCCTGGCCTCACTGTCAATCCGCCTCATCACTTCATGGGCATCGCGGAACTGGGGCAAGCGCCGTGGATTGGCGAAATTGGTCGCCTCCAAACGCTTGAAGCCGCAGTCGATAGCAGCGTGAACCATCCACACTTTGGCGTCGGTAGATATGAACTTCTCATGATGCTGGGCTCCTTCCCGGGGCACCAACTCGGATAAATCCACTTCTTTAGGCAGGTTCAACTCTTTCACGGGTCTCTTTCCTCCTGATTGTCATCAGACCGCAAAGCTATCGTCAGGCTGTTTTCTTCCACTGCGGCGGTCTTTTTTCCAGGAAGGCGCGCTGGCCTTCCATCCCGTCCTGGCTAACGGCAAGCAGGCTGGTTATCTCCGCGCCATACCTCGTTGCCTGGGTATATTCCATATTCAGCATGTTGTAGAAGGTCTTCTTGGCAACCTGCAGCGTCGTGGGGCTTTTACCGGTAATCTTCCCAGCCAGCTCCAGCGTGGCTTCTTCCAGCTTTTCGGCAGGCACAACCATGTTCACCAGGCCCAGTCGCTCCGCCGCGTGAGCGTCTATCCTGTCTCCGGTCAGGATAAGCTCCAAGCATTTCTTGGCACTGGCGGTATTGTACCCCAGAGCCGGGACTACCACAGATGGGAAAAGACCGACGTTTGCCTCAGGAAGCCCGAATATGGCATCTTCGGCAGCGACGACCAGGTCGCACCAGACGGCCAGACCGGTACCACCGGCAAGCGCAAAGCCATTCACTCCGGCAATGACCACCTTTCTCAGTGAGCGAATAGCGAGATACAGTCGAGGAGGACCATTGGATATCTCACGCTGCCTGGCGATATCGATTGCCGTCTCCGATGAGCCTTCCTCCAGGTCTCTACCGGCGCAGAAGACCCGCGGGTGAGTGCTCATGATGACAATAACGTTGACTTCGGGGGCAGCATCAAACTCCTGCAGAGCGTGGACTGCTTCGTCGATAAGTTCGGCATTCATGGCATTGCGTTTCTCAGGCCGGTTCAACCTGATAATGCCTACAGCGTCTTTCTGTTCTACCAGGATGGTATTGTAGCTCATGCGTTTCTCCTTCACTACTCGGTGAGTGTTTCGGTTACGTCTTCAACTCTTCGATATCCCGGTAGTATTCCAGCGACTCCGGGTTGGCCAGCGCATCCAGATTAGGCACAGGCTCATTGTGAATGACGTTTACGACCGCCTTTTCGACCTTCTTCATGTTGATTGTGTAGGGGATATCATCGACAGCAAGGACTTTGGCGGGAACGTGACGGGGCGTGGTGTTCCGCCTGATGGTGTCTCTTATCTTCTTGATAAGGTCCTCCGTTAAGGACACGCCCTCAGCCAGCTTCACAAACAGGACAACGCGGGTATCGTTTTCCCACCTTTGCCCCACGACAACACTATCCTCGACTTCGTCGAGGCCCTCTACCTGGCGATATATCTCGGCGGTGCCAATCCTGACCCCTCCCGGATTCAGTACTGCATCGGAGCGGCCGTAGATGATGGCACCGCCCCTTTCCGTGATTTCAATGTAATCTCCATGGGTCCATACGTTCGGGTAAACGTCAAAATAGGCGTTTCTGTATTTCTCATTACCTTCGTCGTTCCAGAAGCGGACAGGCATTGAAGGGGCGGGAGCGGTGCAGACCAGTTCTCCCTTCTGCCCCACCACTGAATTACCCTCCAGATCAAACGCCTGCACATTCATCCCAAGGCCCCGGCACTGAAGCTCTCCGGCATAGACCGGTGCGATGGGATTCCCGACAAGGAAGCAGCCGTTGATGTCAGTGCCACCCGAGATGGATGCCAGGAGTACGTTACTCTTGATGTCCCGGTATACAAACTCATAGCTCTCCGCCGATAAAGGAGAGCCCGTGGAGAGGAGTGCCTTCAAATGGCCCAGGTCATATTCCGTGCCCAGCTTCACACCGCGGTTCTCGATCTCGGCGAGGTACCTGGCGCTGGTACCGAAGATGGTCATCTTCTCTTCCTGGGCCAGCTTCCAGAGTACGCCTGCATCAGGATAGAACGGCGAACCGTCGAAGAGTACCACGGTAGCACCCAGTCCCAGGGAACATACCAGCCAGTTCCACATCATCCAGCCACAGGTGGTGAAGTAGAAGATGGTGTCTTCCCGCCTGACATCAGTATGGAGCTTCAACTCCTTCAACTGGTTGAGAAGTACACCGCCGGCCCCCTGGACCATGCACTTGGGCAGGCCAGTCGTTCCTGAGGTGTACATGATGTACAGGGGATGGTCAAAGGGGAGCTGTTCAAATGCAATCTCAAGTCCGCTCTCCCGCGACAGGAAGTCCTCATAGCCGATGGACTTTGGAACACGCCTGATGTCGGGTTCCTTCTCAGTATAGGGGACGACTACCACCCTCTCGACAGATGGGAGTTCTCTCAAGATATCGGCAACTCGTTCCAGGGAATTAAACACTTTGCCATTGTAGGAGTATCCATTAGCCGTAAAGAGGACCCTGGGCTCTACCTGCCGGAACCGGTCCAGCACACCCTTGATGCCGAAATCCGGGGAACAGGACGACCAGACAGCGCCAATACTGGTACTGGCCAGCATGGCGACAACCGTCTCTATCATATTCGGCATGAATCCGGCTATTCGGTCGCCGGGTTTGATGCCCATCTGCCGCAGAGACCGGGCCAGGCGGGCTACACTGTCATAGAGCTCCGCGTACGTTATCCTTACCGCCTCCTGGGCTTCCCCCTTGAAGACAAGGGCCGTCCGGTGGTCACGGTACCGGAGTAGGTTCTCCGCGAAGTTGAGTCGCGCGCCCCGGAACCATCTGGTGTACATCATATGCTCGGCGGGAACTATCACAGTATCGCAGGGTTCTGAAGCCCTTATCTCAACGTAATCCCACACCGAAGCCCAGAAATCAGCGGGACTGGCTACCGACCAGTCATACAGTTCATCGTAGGAGTGCAATCCTTTACCGTATCGTTTGCTGACGAAATCCATGAATCCGGTCATGTTGGTATTTCTCTTCCGCTCTTCTGACGGCTGCCATATCGGGGTTTTCATGGTCTGCTCCTGTGGCATCGCTACCGTACCTCCTGATAGTCTCGGACTTCACGGGAATCCTGAGCCTTGTTGAAAATGAGAAGGTAGTTCTCCAGCATCCTGCCGGGGTCTCACTCAAACCACCTGATTTTCTTTTCGTAAGTCTGCCGAGATATATAATGGTTGTCTATGGCCCACTTAGCCGTAGCTAATGCTTCTTCTTGCAGTGGTGACAAATCAATCCCTTGAGACAGATGCGCAATAATGGAATTATACAGAGTTTTCCGGTCTTTGACTATGCATTGCTTCATAAAAGCTGTTTGCAGTTGCCTCTTGTAGCTCTGGTACCACGTGGCCGCAAGCCCGACATCCGGATACCATTGCACTAAGATAAGAGTATTTGCTAAACTGGGATAGCATGTGGGCCGCTAGCTCAACTGGCAGAGCAGCTGACTCTTAATCAGCAGGTTGGAGGTTCGAGTCCTCCGCGGCTCAGTCTCAACCTCGTCCTCCGTTTCTAACATTCTTCTAACATCACCCTCTGGGGTGGCATTGCCCACCAGCAATGCGAGCGCCTGCTTATCGATTGCGCTCTCCAGTCTCTCCGCCGCCTTTTCCCTCAACCCGGGGACAATATGGGAATAGGTGTCGAGCGTCACAGCTATGCTGCTGTGTCCGAGCATCTCCTGAACCTTCTTTGGATGAACATCAAGGTGGAACAGAATCGTGGCAAAGCTGTGTCGCAAGTCATGAAAACGCATGTGGGGTAGACCTGCTCTGTCGATCACCTTAGCGTGTGTGTGGCTAACAGTGCTGGGGTCGAGAGGGCTACCATCGAAGTGGGCGAACACTAAGTCTGTGTCATTGAGCGGCATACCCAGCAGGATACGGTCCGCTTCCTGTTGCGTCCTGTGCCGATATAGGAGAGCGACCATGATCGGCGGCAACTCTACCTCGCGGCGGCTCTTGGAAGTCTTGAGTGGCACCATCTTGCAGACACCGCTACGCTTGTATAGGGACTGGACGACATTGATGACGGGCGGCTTCGTGTCCAAATGCACATTGCGCCAAGGCAATCCCAGGAGTTCACCCAGCCTCAGACCTGTAAACAGCGCGGTCACGTAAACCAAGTGGTACGACGTCTCCATGGAAGCCGCGAAGAACCTGTGTAGGTCCTCTAACCGTAAGGTGTTCATTGCATTACACTCGGGGCTGGGGAAATCCACGAGCTCGGCCACATTCCGCAGCACAAGCCCCTGCCTTACGGCGTGTTTCAGCGCCTCTGAGAGAATGCGGAGATGGTACTGGACGCATCGCTTGGATAGGCCGCCTTCCTTTCCGTCAAGGCGCCCACCTGCTAGTTTCTCAGCCTTGTATTTCTCTAGATGGGGCGCCGTGAGTTGGGCAGCCGGTATGTAACCAAGTAGAGGCCTGAGGTGGGAGTCAATGATATAGCGATAGCTGTCACGGGTGCTATCTCTCTTGAATTCCTTGGTCTTGTGCCAGTGGTCCAGCAGCTCTCCAGTGGTGATCCGGCTGGGCCGGACAAAGGTGCCGGTGTCCAACGCGTGTAGCCGCTGCGTGAGGAGGTGCTGGGCTTCTGTCTTGGTGTTGCTCGGAACCCGCTCCCAAACCTGCTTTCGCCTGTCTCCGTCTTTCGGCGCGTCATACACGATGTAAAGGTTGTTACCTTTCTTGACGATGCTGATGAGTTCAATTGGTACTGGGCTGGTATCCGTCGGGATATGTGCGCTTCTAGCTAACTCAGCAGTGCGCAGCATACAGCACATCTGCTGCAGCGTATCGTCCGACAACTCAGCCCTAGTTAACAGTTCTTGGAGTGCGCTGCCATGACTGTAAATTTCCTGGAAGTCCTTGGTCGAGTATCTCCTGGCTGGGTTTCCTATGCGGCCGACAAGCCATATGGAATCGAACTCACTACCGGTGATGATGACCCACCCGTTCTCTGGTAGATATGGCAGCATCTCCCTCAGAGTCATGTCAACTCCGACCAACCCACCTTGCCTTAAGGTCGGTGTCTCAAGTGGATTTTCGGATAGGACTGACAACTCATACGCAGTGCCTTGCTCTGCCCCTCGCACCGTGGTTGTGATATGGTTGTCATGTACCGACCATCCATCGGTCGGTACATATGGCCGGACAGCGAGTTCGATGGTGTTGCTTTTCGCAAGCCATGCTGTAGCATCTATTCTGATCCATCGTGATACTTGAGGGATGTCGAATTCACTCGCACGGATTATGCGATGACCGTCAGAGCCTACAAGCACTCTATATGCCAACGCGCCAGCTTCAAAGACCATACGAAGCCAACAGGAGGCACCCGGCCACGCGTCTATCCGGACACCTCCGTTCTCAAAATGCCGGATATCGTCAGAGGCAATTGTGGGGTCTATACATAGCAGGCTCAGGCCGATGTGCATTTCTGCTAACCGATTCTCTCTCGTCGCAGAATACAATCGGAAGTAGGTTGGCTCATGAGGCCCCCTGATCACATATGACCCGTCGGGAATCTCGGGCAGATGAATAACAGCGTCAGGCCTAGTTGTGTCTCCTGACAACTGCACTGAACCCACCACCGATTCCCTACCATCGTCTTCTCTTCTGAAAACGCTGATCGTCAATCCTTCGCTGGGAATGCCTCTCACAAGAACATCCGGTTTGCCGGATGACAGATACGACGGATATCGGTCGTCGTCTAAAGGGCGCCCGCCACACAGAGACACCTCCGGACGAATCAAGTCATTCACATCCGGTAGTGTTACCAAAGCCCCTGAATTCTCCAGTTCCTCTTCCATTCGGTCCAGAAGAATAGATGCTTCGCGGTATCCTAACTCAGTAACAACATCTCGCCCGATTGCCGACAGCACTGCTAATTGAACTCCGCCAATACTCATAGGGGACATTAGCTCGATGTCTGTAAAGAGCTCCGGAGCCCAGTTCGGTACTCCAGCACTGGTAACTAGGATGAAGCGTCTATTGGGACGCCATCGTCTTATGTATCGTCCACTACTGGCGTCAAACATCATGGCGCCTGAATGGCCATCGCCAAACGGGCACAATGGTCTGACAGGAATCTGCACGTTATCAATCCCGCTTCCAGTAAGTAACATTTCGCGTGACCATGGTACCGTGGCAATCTGCCACTCATGCGATTCGTACCGCGTTGTGGGACCAAGGCCTTGATGGCT
The DNA window shown above is from Dehalococcoidales bacterium and carries:
- a CDS encoding acetoacetate--CoA ligase; its protein translation is MPQEQTMKTPIWQPSEERKRNTNMTGFMDFVSKRYGKGLHSYDELYDWSVASPADFWASVWDYVEIRASEPCDTVIVPAEHMMYTRWFRGARLNFAENLLRYRDHRTALVFKGEAQEAVRITYAELYDSVARLARSLRQMGIKPGDRIAGFMPNMIETVVAMLASTSIGAVWSSCSPDFGIKGVLDRFRQVEPRVLFTANGYSYNGKVFNSLERVADILRELPSVERVVVVPYTEKEPDIRRVPKSIGYEDFLSRESGLEIAFEQLPFDHPLYIMYTSGTTGLPKCMVQGAGGVLLNQLKELKLHTDVRREDTIFYFTTCGWMMWNWLVCSLGLGATVVLFDGSPFYPDAGVLWKLAQEEKMTIFGTSARYLAEIENRGVKLGTEYDLGHLKALLSTGSPLSAESYEFVYRDIKSNVLLASISGGTDINGCFLVGNPIAPVYAGELQCRGLGMNVQAFDLEGNSVVGQKGELVCTAPAPSMPVRFWNDEGNEKYRNAYFDVYPNVWTHGDYIEITERGGAIIYGRSDAVLNPGGVRIGTAEIYRQVEGLDEVEDSVVVGQRWENDTRVVLFVKLAEGVSLTEDLIKKIRDTIRRNTTPRHVPAKVLAVDDIPYTINMKKVEKAVVNVIHNEPVPNLDALANPESLEYYRDIEELKT
- a CDS encoding FmdE family protein; translated protein: MNPTYEDLIAFHGHSCPGLAIGYRMSKAGLALLSDSRAADEEIVAIVENDACGVDALQCLSGCTFGKGNLIFRDYGKQVYTLYSRNSGRGVRVVFNPRGVPENARKDRDQFIDWLLSAPEDDLVSLKEVRIDEPEPARIVKSVQCAFCGESVMETRTRDISGKTACIPCAEKAASQAG
- a CDS encoding enoyl-CoA hydratase/isomerase family protein, giving the protein MSYNTILVEQKDAVGIIRLNRPEKRNAMNAELIDEAVHALQEFDAAPEVNVIVIMSTHPRVFCAGRDLEEGSSETAIDIARQREISNGPPRLYLAIRSLRKVVIAGVNGFALAGGTGLAVWCDLVVAAEDAIFGLPEANVGLFPSVVVPALGYNTASAKKCLELILTGDRIDAHAAERLGLVNMVVPAEKLEEATLELAGKITGKSPTTLQVAKKTFYNMLNMEYTQATRYGAEITSLLAVSQDGMEGQRAFLEKRPPQWKKTA